A region of the Marmota flaviventris isolate mMarFla1 chromosome 3, mMarFla1.hap1, whole genome shotgun sequence genome:
CCCTGGGTCCTTAGAGGACGCCGACAGCCGGGGAGGCGTCCGCTCGGAGCCAGCGCGGGAACAGCGGCGCGGCGCTATCCCGAGGGTCGGAGGAGCCCGGCTGGAGGGAGCCGCGGCGCCCGGCCATGCGCTGGGCGCAGTAGCAGGAGACGCGGACCCAATGGAGCGGGCCGGGGCGCGGGGACTGCCTGGAGGCCGCCGTCCAGCCGGGCTGCGGCTCGCGCTCGCGCTCTGGCTGGCCCTACTACTAGCGCGGACGCCGTCGAGCCGCGCTGGGGCCCCCGAGGCGCAGGAGCCCGTGGCTCCGAGCGCAGCGGCCCCGACTGGCGGCGACCGCTGCCGCGGCTACTACGACGTGATGGGCCAGTGGGACCCGCCGTTCAACTGCAGCTCCGGCGCCTACAGCTTCTGCTGCGGCACGTGCGGCTACCGCTTCTGCTGCCACGACGGGCCGCGGCGTCTTGACCAGAGCCGCTGCTCCAACTACGACACACCAGCCTGGGTGCAGACTGGCCGGCCGCCTGCTCGCGCCCGCGATACCGCGGCGCCCCGGGACCCGGCCCGCGAGCGCAGCCACACGGCTGTCTACGCTGTGTGCGGTGTCGCCGCGCTGCTAGTGCTGGCCGGCATCGGGGCGCGCCTGGGCCTGGAGAGGGCGCACAGCCCGCGCGCACGGCGCACGGTGACCAGGTGAGCGCGCCGGCCACCCCTCCCCAGCCCATTCTGCCCGGAGGCCACTCCCTGGCGCCTCCATCCTTTTTGCCCCTCTGGTCCTCTCAACAGCGCCCTTCTTCTGGCttattcccttctctctctccccatgcCCCCACGTCACTGAGGAGATAACCTGATACTGCTCTGCCTCCCCTTGACCTTCCtgtctgtgccaggccctgggttgcCCTTCCCGCAGTTCCAGCCTCTGGAGAGGGCATAAGACCCATACCCAGCGAGGTGGCAGGGAGCCAAACCTCACTTGCCGGGCAGGGGACAGGATTGTAGTTCTATTGAGAGTCTtggcagagggaagagaaggggagcttggcttcttccttcctgcttctcccattttccctctctttttccaCTTCTCATCCATCTCTCCACCCCCCAGCTGGGACTCAGGCCTAACCTTCCTGGGGTTTAGAAGCCTCAGCTTGCCCCTTTCGCTAGCCCCTAGATGAACGTCAAGGTCTCCCTCAATATAAAAAGGAGACcgaaggccaggcatggtggctcagtTCTGTAgtcccagcacctcaggaagctgaggcaggggattgCAAGTTGGCCttcacaatttagcaagaccctgtctcaaaatttaaaaaataaaataaaaaggactgggggtgtaactcagaggggatgtagctcagaggtagagccctgCTTGGCTAACTCCTTGGTACAGTTCAGAAAAACAAGAGACAGAAGAAGGGAACAGACTTGTGTTTGGAGGACAGGCCAGATGGTGAGTTCTGAGCTTAGTTGGGGTGGGGCCTACTGCACCCAGGTTCTCTTCCTCACTGGATGGTATCAATGGGAATCTCAGTGTCCTGACCCTGGAATTTCCCACTCcacccctcacttttttttttttttttttttggtcgggtaccaggaattgaactcaggggcacttgaccactgagccacatccccagccctattttgtatcttatttagagacagcatctcactaagttgcttagtgcctcgccattgctgaggctgggtttgaacttgcaaccctcctgtctcagcctcctgagctgctagaattataggcatgtgccatcgcgcCTGGCTTCCACCCCTCACTTATACTCACCTGAACCTAGCAGCCTCCACTGCCTGCCTGTGCCCTCATCCATCCAAGTCCCAGTTAGGCATGTGGACTGCTCACATCATACAACAGGCTAGAATTCAGAAGTGACAATAGAGAGAATACCCCATGATCTGATGGGACTGATGTGGATGCCTCACCTCCTGGGCCTCAGGCAGGGTATGAGGCCTTTCTTGCTGCTGCCCAGGCCACTTAATCCACGCACTCCTAGACAGCTATAGGGCACAACTGGGACTGGGGCCTTGGCCTTCCTCCTCAACTATTGTGCTGCCTTGGGGATGTGGTCTTTGGCTGGATCCTGTATGTTGCAGGGTCTGGAGCTTGGCCTCCTGAGTTTGGTGTCCCTCATGCTGGGCAAAGGTAGCAGCAGAGAGGACAGGGCATGTCCTTGAGGAGGGACAGTGGAAGCTGAGGGCCATGATGGCGTAGGAGGGTGCTGGGGCAGCCTCACTGACATGTTCACCTGGAATTTTTTCATCTGCAGGTTTGGTTAGCCTCAGCCAAGCCCCTTCCCTTCTGTGGGTGCCctgactctcttttttttttcccttggggaGTCCTTGAATAGGACTTGGGCTCATGAGTGCTTGTGTTCTGAACCTGTGTCAAAGCCTCACCCTTAATTCTGCCTTGGTGGGGCTGATGGCTGGGAAAGGCTTCTCATAGAGCTTGGAGGGGTACTGGAACCATCCCTTGGAGAAAGTTTATGCAAAGGCCAGGAGGCAGGATGAGTGCTTGGTTGCAGGGAGAGCTGGATTAGAGGTTCTTGCACAGAGATGACCCCACAGAAGTGAGGCACTgaggagagggcagggcaggaagTTTGGTCCAGGCTGGTACTAGACACTTTCAGGCCCTGCCACACTGCAGTCAACCCTTGGTCACCCCAGGTGTCCTCATGTGCCTCTTCATGAATCAACTATAGCCCCAGTCCCAGAAGGAGGGTGGGGCGGAGTGGGAGAAAATCATGGGTTCGGGTGCTTGCAGGCAGCTGGGCTGAAGCTGGCTGTGGGGAAGGCTGTCAGACACTGTCACAGCTGGGTGGGGGCTGGGTGTCTTGGGTACCCAGGGAGAtgcctgcccaaggtcacagagccttTGGGTGCCAGGCTGCCAATGGAGGCTCTCCTGACTCCCCCTACCACCGTCATGATCTTTCCTCCCCTGTgctgaccactgagcctcatgtCCTGGCAGAAGCCCCTGCTGCAGGAGGGGAGGTGGGCAGGTAAAGAAGGTCTCTTGGAGCAGGAGGGACTCATGGGGCTTGAAGAATGAATAGGTGTTTaacaggaggagatggagaaaaggATATTGCAGGCAGAAGGAACTTGTGTTGGGACAGTGGGCTCAACTGGGGAGGGTCTTAGAAAGCAGGCTccagggaggggaaagaagggagcCTCTGAAAACAAGATGGCCCTGGTTACAGTGACCCCGTCAGAGTTTTTTGACCCCTGGGGGGTGGTCATCTTGGGGGCATAAGTGAGGCAAACAGGTAGTGCCTGGTTGGCATTTGAGGTCAGTCataggagaaagggagggaggccCAGGGAAGTTGAACAaactgcccaaggccacacagtgaGACTGTGGTTGCCAGGGCTGGCTTTTCATAGGTCAGAATCTGGCTGACTGGGGGATTGAGAGGGCCACCCCTCACTACCTTGTCCCTACAGGACACTGACAGAACTTCTGAAGCAACCCGGCCCCCAGGAACCACTGCCTCCACCTTTGGGCCCACCCCTGGGTAGCTGTGTCCAGGTGCAGATGGGAGATGGCCTTCCCCGAGGGTCCCCCCACAACAGCACAGGTGAGTAGGCTGTGGGCCAGTACTGGCTAATTTCCAGGGGGCATCGGTGCGGTGGGTGTGGTCGGGAAGGGATATACAGAGGGGCAGGAGCTGGGCGCTTGACTGGGGAAGGGAGGCTCCTAGTTGCTGCTTCCCCTTGGAAAGAGCTGCCTGCCTCTGCAGGTGTGTGAGTGCTGCTGGACAGGCCAGTCACCTGCCCTTGGTGGAGAGGGACCCTCCTACAACTTAAGTCTCAGAGACTCTGATTCTGTGATGAAGGCTCCAGATTGAGGATTTgctggctggggctgtggttctcAGGCTCTGGCTCTGTGCCCTGGGGTCTGGAGCCTCTCTCAGCCTCTCACTAGGGAGGCAGCACTTGGCAGGCCCCGCTACCCCAAGTAGGTTCCATCTCCGCGGGGAGCTGGTCCTGGGACTCAGCACCTGGCTCTAGCCTAACGTGCTGGCGAGTCGTCCATTAGGGTAGCACCCTTCGGGGCTGGCTGCCATTGATGGCTTTCTGAGTCAGGCCCCGTTCCAGGAGCTGGACATTCTGCTGGGAAGGGAAGACAGGCTCCGATTGCCCGGAGAGCGATTCCCAGGGTTCTACTGAGCTGCATTTGGGGAGGGGGCCCGAGAAGCGGCGGTGGCGCAGGTGGAGCGCGCGGGTTGGCGCAGAGCCTCGCCTTACTTCCCCGGCCCTTTCCCAGACAAGAAACGCCTCAACAACGCCGCCCTGGGGTCCGCCACGCCCGCGCCCCCGCGCCGACCCCGGTTGCAAGGAGGCGGCAACTTGACGCTGCAGCCCGACTACGCCAAGTACGCCACGCTCAAGGCGGCCGCGCTCAAGGCGGCAGGTGAGTGGCC
Encoded here:
- the Shisa8 gene encoding protein shisa-8 codes for the protein MERAGARGLPGGRRPAGLRLALALWLALLLARTPSSRAGAPEAQEPVAPSAAAPTGGDRCRGYYDVMGQWDPPFNCSSGAYSFCCGTCGYRFCCHDGPRRLDQSRCSNYDTPAWVQTGRPPARARDTAAPRDPARERSHTAVYAVCGVAALLVLAGIGARLGLERAHSPRARRTVTRTLTELLKQPGPQEPLPPPLGPPLGSCVQVQMGDGLPRGSPHNSTDKKRLNNAALGSATPAPPRRPRLQGGGNLTLQPDYAKYATLKAAALKAAEAAPQDFYQRFPTAESAPRTLPARAPRPPEDLPALLEACPWAPPGYAAPTGPAPPGPYAAWTAGRPARPAPRGHLAAHASPAPRRPSHAPRRQFSVEKLPEAFSVQHPGLYCSAGRGPRHLSTNSKTEVTV